Proteins co-encoded in one Desulfomicrobium macestii genomic window:
- a CDS encoding helix-turn-helix domain-containing protein, whose product MKKSFSMTEVLSMKVGKNLKSARLRRELSIQKLAEISELSPTTIEKIEKGDPETPIKNIIDILYAMQIERQILQIANPMKDSYKNHLSEDNFKNNYNNIIQDDKKFDF is encoded by the coding sequence ATGAAAAAATCATTTAGCATGACTGAAGTTCTTTCTATGAAGGTTGGAAAAAACTTAAAATCTGCCAGATTAAGAAGAGAACTATCAATCCAGAAATTAGCAGAAATTTCCGAATTAAGCCCCACTACAATTGAAAAAATTGAAAAAGGTGACCCAGAAACCCCTATAAAAAATATTATTGATATTTTATACGCAATGCAGATAGAGCGACAAATACTTCAAATTGCAAATCCCATGAAAGATTCATACAAAAATCATCTTTCCGAAGATAATTTCAAAAATAATTATAACAACATCATTCAAGATGATAAAAAATTTGATTTTTAA
- a CDS encoding helix-turn-helix domain-containing protein — MPASLDNSELSKEQAAVGLDSQGRASAENNDAASFEVILSRMLAVIGGERPADLAGVLGISQASVSGAKKRKNIPDNWFWAISDKYGVSVDWLRNGTGEIPEGVGFNVKTMPVKKVRNERVVQSQGRMSRTRSSSQSCSIETHGDETDLDIVELLGKVVEILKSESVYSVAMVHNIQAFHQSIRNDREIDRLRNKLDHNKHILEIQVDDIVNGFKVFQEENELFKKQKVENNKND, encoded by the coding sequence ATGCCAGCTTCATTAGACAACTCTGAGCTTAGTAAAGAACAGGCTGCGGTAGGCTTGGATTCTCAAGGAAGGGCGTCCGCTGAAAATAATGATGCCGCCTCATTTGAGGTAATATTGTCCAGAATGCTTGCTGTAATCGGCGGGGAGCGTCCGGCAGATCTTGCGGGTGTCTTGGGTATCTCGCAGGCGTCAGTGTCAGGTGCCAAGAAAAGGAAAAATATCCCTGATAATTGGTTTTGGGCAATTTCAGATAAGTATGGGGTATCAGTCGACTGGCTTCGGAATGGTACAGGGGAAATTCCGGAGGGCGTTGGGTTTAATGTTAAGACTATGCCTGTTAAAAAGGTTAGGAATGAGAGAGTTGTTCAGAGCCAAGGGCGTATGTCTCGGACAAGATCTAGTTCTCAATCTTGTTCGATTGAAACGCATGGTGATGAAACAGATTTAGATATCGTTGAGCTTCTTGGGAAGGTTGTTGAGATTTTAAAATCGGAGAGCGTATATTCAGTTGCAATGGTTCATAATATACAAGCTTTTCACCAATCTATTCGTAACGATCGAGAAATAGATAGGTTGCGAAACAAGCTTGATCACAATAAGCATATATTAGAAATACAGGTAGATGATATTGTGAATGGGTTTAAGGTTTTTCAAGAGGAAAATGAGTTGTTCAAAAAGCAAAAAGTTGAAAATAATAAAAATGATTAA
- a CDS encoding tyrosine-type recombinase/integrase: MGYEWKKTKYEGIRYREHPTRQHGVRKDRYYVLRQRVNGRRVEEALGWESQGFNLQKVREIQSALLLAAKTGSGPRTLAEMRAADEQARKREEENKEIERNKSISISDYWDTYLAFAKTKKGESSWEKEESHYRNWISQVLGDVPIRELYRLEHWDKLMAVLVDANLAPRTRQYVAFTLRQCVVHAYKRGMVDAPPPQLKDVGAVLKPNSNQRTRVISTEEFKQILNNLREKDEYAYRMTVFAAITCCRASQAYDLEWGDIDFSERTALVKEKDHTKRKIYLGDKVMDMLRDMDRVGDYVFVNESGDKYKQAPKSFANVVKKLGLNKGRRRLNKIVFHSLRHTGATRLGKLIPLRDLMDVIGWKTATIAMRYQKTEKEIQDKATIELEKMVLS; this comes from the coding sequence ATGGGCTACGAGTGGAAAAAGACAAAGTATGAGGGGATCAGGTACCGCGAGCATCCGACACGCCAGCATGGTGTGCGTAAGGATCGTTATTATGTCCTTCGGCAACGTGTCAACGGGCGGCGAGTTGAAGAGGCCTTGGGGTGGGAATCTCAGGGTTTCAATTTGCAGAAAGTGCGCGAGATTCAGTCAGCTTTGCTCCTAGCTGCGAAGACTGGTAGTGGCCCACGGACACTGGCCGAAATGCGGGCCGCTGATGAACAGGCCCGCAAACGAGAAGAAGAAAATAAGGAGATTGAACGAAACAAGTCGATATCGATAAGCGACTACTGGGACACATATCTTGCCTTCGCAAAAACCAAAAAAGGTGAGTCTAGCTGGGAAAAGGAAGAATCGCACTATAGAAATTGGATTTCCCAAGTCCTGGGAGATGTGCCGATCCGAGAGCTTTATAGACTTGAACATTGGGATAAGTTGATGGCGGTCCTTGTAGATGCAAATTTAGCGCCAAGGACTCGTCAGTATGTGGCTTTTACACTCCGTCAATGCGTTGTTCATGCATATAAAAGGGGTATGGTTGACGCACCGCCGCCGCAGCTAAAGGATGTCGGGGCTGTGCTGAAGCCGAATAGCAATCAGCGGACTAGGGTTATTTCAACTGAAGAGTTTAAGCAGATCCTTAATAACTTGCGAGAAAAAGACGAATATGCGTATAGAATGACTGTTTTCGCAGCTATTACCTGTTGTAGAGCATCGCAAGCTTACGATCTTGAGTGGGGCGATATAGATTTTTCTGAGCGTACTGCGCTTGTAAAAGAAAAAGATCATACGAAAAGAAAAATATATCTTGGCGACAAGGTCATGGATATGCTGAGAGATATGGATAGAGTTGGAGATTATGTTTTTGTAAATGAATCTGGAGACAAATACAAACAAGCGCCAAAGTCATTTGCTAACGTAGTCAAGAAACTTGGTTTGAATAAAGGGCGTCGTCGTTTAAATAAGATAGTATTTCATTCACTCAGGCACACTGGAGCTACTAGGCTTGGCAAATTGATACCTTTGCGAGATTTAATGGATGTTATCGGTTGGAAAACAGCCACTATTGCTATGCGATATCAAAAAACTGAGAAGGAAATTCAAGATAAAGCGACGATTGAGCTGGAGAAAATGGTATTGAGCTAA